One stretch of Variovorax sp. 54 DNA includes these proteins:
- the ubiG gene encoding bifunctional 2-polyprenyl-6-hydroxyphenol methylase/3-demethylubiquinol 3-O-methyltransferase UbiG: MTENVNADPAELAKFSELAHRWWDLESEFRPLHEINPLRLDWIDGIAPISGQRVVDIGCGGGILADSMARKGADVLGIDLATKALKVAQLHALEAGTRGVKYREISAEALAAEQPGSFDVVTCMEMLEHVPDPASVIQACATLVKPGGWVFFSTINRNLKAFMLAIVGAEYVLGMLPRGTHEYPKLIRPSELAGYCRAARLDLRHTRGMEHNPLTRRYWLSADTSVNYLFATQKPALPEAQG, encoded by the coding sequence ATGACAGAAAACGTGAATGCAGACCCGGCCGAACTGGCCAAGTTTTCGGAGCTTGCACACCGGTGGTGGGATTTGGAGAGCGAATTCCGCCCGCTGCACGAAATCAATCCATTGCGACTCGATTGGATTGACGGTATTGCGCCTATTTCGGGCCAACGTGTGGTCGATATCGGCTGCGGCGGCGGCATCCTGGCCGATTCGATGGCGCGCAAGGGCGCCGACGTGCTGGGCATCGACCTCGCGACCAAGGCGCTCAAGGTCGCTCAGCTGCACGCCCTCGAAGCCGGCACGCGCGGCGTCAAGTATCGCGAGATCAGCGCCGAGGCGCTGGCGGCCGAGCAACCCGGCAGCTTCGATGTCGTCACCTGCATGGAAATGCTGGAGCACGTGCCCGACCCAGCGTCGGTGATCCAGGCCTGCGCCACCCTCGTGAAGCCGGGCGGCTGGGTGTTTTTCTCGACCATCAACCGCAATCTGAAGGCCTTCATGCTGGCGATCGTGGGCGCCGAGTACGTCCTGGGCATGCTGCCGCGCGGCACGCACGAGTACCCCAAGCTGATCCGTCCCAGCGAACTGGCCGGCTACTGCCGCGCCGCCCGCCTGGACCTGCGCCACACCCGGGGCATGGAACACAACCCGCTGACCCGGCGCTACTGGCTCAGCGCCGACACCAGCGTCAACTACCTGTTCGCGACCCAGAAGCCGGCGCTGCCGGAGGCGCAAGGATGA
- a CDS encoding HAD family hydrolase, producing MKIGSTTTQAILFDLDGTLIDSAPDLGAAADKMRTDRGLAPYPLERYRPMAGAGARGMLGIAFGITPDAPEFDALREEFYVAYERRMLLNTLVFEGVAPLIEAIRERGLRWGVVTNKSARFTDPLTGAMPLFASAGAIVSGDTTPFAKPHPEPLYEAARRLGVASDACIYVGDDERDIIAGRAAGMGTVAATYGYMGSQADAALWEADASISSPLELLKLLNSA from the coding sequence ATGAAGATCGGGAGCACGACGACACAGGCCATCCTGTTCGACCTCGACGGCACGCTGATCGACAGCGCACCCGACCTCGGCGCAGCTGCCGACAAGATGCGCACCGACCGCGGCCTGGCCCCGTACCCGCTGGAGCGCTACCGGCCGATGGCCGGCGCCGGTGCGCGCGGCATGCTGGGCATCGCATTCGGCATCACGCCCGATGCGCCCGAGTTCGACGCGTTGCGCGAGGAGTTCTACGTCGCCTACGAGCGCCGCATGCTGCTCAACACCCTGGTGTTCGAGGGCGTCGCGCCGTTGATCGAGGCGATCCGCGAGCGTGGCCTGCGCTGGGGCGTGGTGACCAACAAGTCGGCCCGCTTCACCGACCCGCTGACCGGGGCGATGCCGCTCTTCGCGAGCGCGGGCGCCATCGTGAGCGGCGACACCACGCCGTTTGCCAAGCCGCACCCCGAGCCGCTGTATGAGGCGGCACGCCGCCTCGGCGTGGCGTCTGACGCCTGTATCTACGTGGGCGACGACGAGCGCGACATCATCGCGGGCCGTGCCGCAGGCATGGGAACCGTGGCCGCCACCTACGGTTACATGGGTTCGCAGGCCGATGCGGCGCTCTGGGAGGCCGATGCGTCAATCTCTTCGCCCCTTGAGCTCTTGAAGTTACTCAATAGCGCCTAA
- a CDS encoding electron transfer flavoprotein subunit alpha/FixB family protein produces MTALVIAEHDHASIKPATLNTVTAALACGGDVHILVAGANAAEAAKAAAQIAGVTKVIAADSPSLAENLAENVAAQVLAIAANYSHILFPSTANGKNVAPRVAAKLDVAQISDITKVDSPDTFERPIYAGNAIATVQSTDATKVITVRTTGFDAAAATGGSAAIETAEGVMDSGKSAFVGREVTKSERPELTAAKIIVSGGRALGSAEKFTEVMAPLADKLNAGLGASRAAVDAGYAPNDWQVGQTGKIVAPQLYIAAGISGAIQHLAGMKDSKVIVAINKDEEAPIFSVADYGLVADLFTAVPELVHSL; encoded by the coding sequence ATGACCGCACTTGTTATTGCCGAACACGACCACGCCAGCATCAAGCCGGCCACCCTCAACACCGTGACTGCCGCCCTGGCTTGCGGTGGCGACGTCCACATCCTCGTGGCCGGTGCCAACGCAGCAGAGGCCGCCAAGGCCGCCGCGCAGATCGCAGGCGTGACCAAGGTCATTGCCGCCGACAGCCCGAGCCTGGCAGAGAACCTTGCTGAAAACGTGGCCGCTCAAGTTCTTGCGATCGCAGCGAACTACAGCCACATCCTGTTCCCCTCGACCGCCAACGGCAAGAACGTGGCTCCCCGCGTGGCTGCCAAGCTGGACGTGGCGCAGATCTCCGACATCACCAAGGTCGACAGCCCGGATACCTTCGAGCGCCCGATCTACGCCGGCAACGCCATTGCCACCGTGCAGAGCACCGACGCGACCAAGGTGATCACCGTGCGCACGACCGGCTTTGACGCCGCAGCCGCCACCGGTGGCAGCGCAGCCATCGAAACCGCTGAAGGCGTCATGGACAGCGGCAAGTCGGCCTTCGTCGGCCGCGAAGTCACGAAGAGCGAGCGCCCTGAACTGACCGCCGCCAAGATCATCGTCTCCGGCGGCCGTGCCCTGGGCAGCGCCGAGAAGTTCACCGAAGTGATGGCCCCGCTGGCCGACAAGCTGAACGCAGGCCTGGGCGCCAGCCGCGCAGCCGTCGACGCAGGCTACGCCCCGAACGACTGGCAAGTGGGTCAGACCGGCAAGATCGTCGCGCCGCAGCTGTACATCGCCGCAGGCATCTCGGGCGCCATCCAGCATTTGGCCGGCATGAAGGACTCGAAGGTCATCGTCGCGATCAACAAGGACGAAGAAGCACCGATCTTCTCGGTGGCCGACTACGGTCTCGTGGCCGACCTGTTCACGGCCGTGCCCGAGCTGGTGCACAGTCTCTGA
- a CDS encoding electron transfer flavoprotein subunit beta/FixA family protein encodes MKALVAIKRVLDANVKAQVRADGSGIDLSNVKMSMNPFDEIAVEEAVRLKEKGIVTEVIAVSCGDAKCQETLRTAMAIGADRGILVETTEELQPLAVAKLLKALVDKEQPQLIILGKQAIDDDANQTGQMLAALADLPQATFASKVDLAADKVTVAREVDGGMETLTLTLPAVITTDLRLNEPRYVTLPNIMKAKKKTLDVFKPEDLGVDVKPRLKTLKVSEPPKRGAGIKVPDVATLVDKLKNEAKVI; translated from the coding sequence TTGAAAGCACTGGTGGCAATCAAGCGCGTCCTGGACGCGAACGTCAAAGCGCAGGTCCGCGCGGACGGTTCAGGCATCGACCTGTCCAACGTCAAGATGAGCATGAACCCCTTCGACGAGATCGCTGTCGAAGAAGCGGTTCGGCTGAAGGAAAAGGGCATCGTGACCGAAGTCATCGCCGTGTCCTGCGGTGATGCCAAGTGCCAGGAAACCCTGCGCACCGCGATGGCCATCGGCGCCGATCGCGGCATCCTGGTCGAGACCACTGAAGAGCTGCAGCCGCTGGCGGTTGCCAAGCTGCTCAAGGCGCTGGTCGACAAGGAACAGCCACAGCTCATCATCCTCGGCAAGCAAGCCATCGATGACGACGCGAATCAAACGGGCCAGATGCTGGCTGCCTTGGCTGACCTGCCGCAAGCCACCTTCGCCTCGAAGGTCGACCTCGCGGCTGACAAAGTCACCGTGGCACGCGAAGTCGACGGCGGCATGGAAACGCTGACGCTCACGCTGCCCGCAGTCATCACGACCGACCTGCGCCTGAACGAGCCGCGTTATGTGACGTTGCCCAACATCATGAAGGCCAAGAAGAAGACGCTCGACGTCTTCAAGCCTGAAGACCTGGGCGTGGATGTGAAGCCCCGCCTGAAGACCCTGAAGGTCAGCGAGCCGCCGAAGCGCGGTGCAGGCATCAAGGTGCCTGACGTTGCAACGCTGGTGGACAAACTGAAGAACGAAGCGAAGGTGATTTGA
- a CDS encoding CaiB/BaiF CoA transferase family protein, which produces MGVLSGIRVVEFEAIGPGPFGTMLLADMGADVLRIDRPVPPADLGLPRTEGPRIDITGRGRRSVTLDLKQPDAVAAALDLIARADVVIEGFRPGTMERLGLGPEVALARNPKLVYGRMTGWGQTGPMADRAGHDLNYIALSGVLSGIGNQGGKPVTPLNLVGDYGGGGMLLALGVVAALLNVQRGGVGQVVDAAMIEGAAQLGSIFWGLLSTGKWREERGTNLLDGGCPWYDSYRTSDGHYMSVGALEARFYAELLDKLELTEAGLPQQHDRAGWPRLREAFEQAFASRTRDAWSTVFEGSDACVAPVLGFAEAPNHPQHRARGSFIAVDGVVQPGPAPRFSATPSAQPAPAPARGEHGAKALHDWGFGPQEIERLQQLGLGFQPDA; this is translated from the coding sequence ATGGGCGTTCTTTCCGGTATTCGTGTGGTGGAGTTCGAGGCCATCGGCCCCGGCCCCTTCGGCACCATGCTCCTGGCGGACATGGGCGCCGACGTGCTGCGCATCGACCGTCCTGTGCCGCCGGCAGACCTGGGGCTTCCCCGAACAGAAGGCCCGCGCATCGACATCACCGGTCGCGGCCGGCGTTCGGTCACGCTCGACCTCAAGCAGCCCGACGCCGTGGCCGCGGCACTGGACCTGATCGCACGCGCCGACGTGGTCATCGAGGGCTTTCGCCCCGGCACCATGGAACGGTTGGGGCTGGGCCCCGAGGTGGCGCTGGCACGCAACCCGAAGCTCGTCTACGGCCGCATGACCGGCTGGGGCCAGACCGGCCCGATGGCCGACCGGGCGGGCCACGACCTCAACTACATCGCGCTGTCGGGCGTGCTCTCGGGCATCGGGAACCAGGGCGGCAAGCCCGTGACGCCGCTGAACCTGGTGGGCGACTACGGCGGTGGCGGCATGCTGCTCGCACTCGGCGTGGTGGCCGCCCTGCTCAACGTGCAGCGTGGCGGCGTCGGCCAGGTCGTCGATGCCGCCATGATCGAAGGCGCGGCACAGCTGGGCTCGATCTTCTGGGGCCTGCTGTCCACCGGCAAGTGGCGCGAAGAGCGAGGCACCAACCTGCTCGACGGCGGCTGCCCGTGGTACGACAGCTACCGCACCAGCGACGGCCATTACATGTCCGTCGGCGCCCTCGAAGCCCGCTTCTATGCCGAGCTGCTCGACAAGCTGGAACTCACCGAGGCAGGCCTGCCCCAGCAGCACGACCGCGCCGGCTGGCCCCGGTTGCGCGAAGCCTTCGAACAGGCCTTCGCAAGCCGCACCCGCGACGCGTGGTCCACCGTCTTCGAAGGCAGCGATGCCTGCGTGGCGCCGGTGCTGGGCTTCGCGGAGGCGCCGAACCATCCGCAGCACCGCGCGCGCGGCAGCTTCATCGCGGTGGACGGCGTCGTGCAACCCGGCCCCGCGCCGCGCTTCTCGGCGACGCCGTCCGCTCAACCCGCACCGGCACCCGCGCGCGGCGAACACGGTGCGAAGGCCTTGCACGACTGGGGTTTCGGCCCGCAAGAGATCGAGCGCCTGCAGCAGCTCGGGCTGGGCTTTCAGCCCGACGCATGA
- a CDS encoding alpha/beta hydrolase produces the protein MSNKPTVVLVHGFWGGAAHWHNVIVELLRKGHTAIRAVELPLTSLADDAERTRKMVAQVQGPVLLVGHSYGGAVITQAGDMPNVVGLVYIAAFAPDAGESPGGITQEHPPVAVPNLAPDSDGYLWVIPEKYHESFCQDLSAEEGLVMGLTQKAPLASTFGDTITAPAWKKKPSWYQISSEDRMISPVNQERMSARLGAKKVITLAASHASLASQPQAVAALIDEAASA, from the coding sequence ATGAGCAACAAACCCACCGTGGTCCTGGTCCATGGTTTCTGGGGCGGCGCCGCACACTGGCACAACGTCATCGTCGAACTGCTGCGCAAGGGCCACACGGCCATTCGCGCGGTCGAGCTGCCGCTGACCTCGCTGGCCGACGACGCCGAGCGCACACGCAAGATGGTGGCGCAGGTGCAGGGGCCGGTGCTGCTGGTCGGCCACTCGTACGGCGGCGCGGTGATCACGCAGGCCGGCGACATGCCCAACGTGGTCGGACTGGTCTACATCGCCGCCTTTGCGCCCGACGCGGGCGAAAGCCCCGGCGGCATCACGCAGGAGCATCCGCCGGTGGCCGTGCCCAACCTGGCGCCCGACAGCGACGGCTACCTGTGGGTGATCCCCGAGAAGTACCACGAGAGCTTCTGCCAGGACCTGAGCGCCGAAGAAGGCCTGGTGATGGGCCTCACGCAGAAGGCACCGCTGGCCAGCACCTTCGGCGACACCATCACGGCGCCGGCCTGGAAGAAGAAGCCGTCGTGGTACCAGATTTCGAGCGAGGACCGGATGATCTCGCCCGTCAATCAGGAGCGCATGTCGGCACGGCTGGGCGCGAAGAAGGTCATCACGCTGGCAGCCAGCCACGCCTCGCTGGCCTCGCAGCCGCAGGCCGTGGCGGCGCTGATCGACGAAGCCGCGAGCGCTTAA
- a CDS encoding YybH family protein has protein sequence MRAFLRAILATTALVAAVPVTSLAASPATGNAATAAIHQQLRRYEQALNTSDVDSVMALYADDAVFMPQNSPPAVGRDAVRTAYRQVFSAIKLDVRFQIDEVRQLSKDWAYARTRSNGTVKVLASDQPPGAEANQELFVFHREQDGQWRFARYIFATTNPPAGR, from the coding sequence ATGCGTGCATTTCTTCGCGCCATCCTGGCCACCACCGCGCTGGTCGCCGCCGTTCCGGTGACCTCGCTCGCGGCATCGCCTGCCACAGGCAATGCGGCCACGGCCGCCATCCATCAGCAGCTGCGCCGCTACGAGCAGGCGCTCAACACCTCGGACGTCGACAGTGTCATGGCGCTGTATGCCGACGACGCCGTGTTCATGCCGCAGAACAGCCCACCGGCCGTGGGACGCGATGCGGTCCGCACCGCCTACCGGCAGGTGTTCTCGGCGATCAAGCTCGACGTGCGCTTCCAGATCGACGAGGTCCGCCAGCTCTCGAAGGACTGGGCCTATGCGCGCACCCGCTCGAACGGCACGGTGAAAGTGCTCGCTAGCGACCAGCCGCCCGGCGCCGAGGCGAACCAGGAGCTGTTTGTGTTCCATCGCGAACAAGACGGGCAATGGCGCTTCGCGCGGTACATCTTCGCGACCACCAACCCGCCGGCCGGTCGCTGA
- a CDS encoding zinc-binding dehydrogenase yields the protein MKAYVIEQAGGPEMLQLRDIASPEPGAHEVQIRVRAFGLNRAETYLRAGKMGAITAPRVPGIEAVGEVILDPAGIFRTGQRVATAMGGMQFSRNGSYAEQVTVLRDNVIALDDIPLSWEELAALPESYLTVWGALDKTLAIQPGQTLLVRGATASLGLAAVAYAKARGLKVIATTRSEQNTARLRAVGADDVIVDTGEIASTVRQRVPAGVDVALEVVGAATLRDTIQALKPFGAVSVVGLLGGPPVLSQFHLMQDLPDAKQLSFFQSGLLGTPALPLANAPLRWIAEQAAAGRIPSLRSRTFDFDDVRHAHSLMESDRALGKLVVRL from the coding sequence ATGAAAGCCTATGTGATCGAACAAGCCGGCGGCCCGGAAATGCTCCAGCTGCGCGACATCGCCTCGCCCGAACCCGGCGCCCACGAAGTGCAGATCCGGGTGCGCGCCTTCGGCCTGAACCGCGCGGAAACCTATTTGCGCGCCGGCAAGATGGGCGCCATCACCGCCCCACGCGTGCCCGGCATCGAAGCGGTCGGCGAAGTCATCCTCGACCCCGCCGGCATCTTCCGCACCGGCCAGCGCGTGGCCACTGCGATGGGCGGCATGCAGTTCAGCCGCAACGGCAGCTACGCCGAGCAGGTGACCGTGCTGCGCGACAACGTGATCGCGCTGGACGACATTCCCCTGTCGTGGGAAGAACTGGCCGCGCTGCCGGAGTCGTACCTCACCGTCTGGGGCGCGCTCGACAAGACGCTGGCCATCCAGCCGGGCCAGACCCTGCTGGTGCGCGGCGCCACCGCCTCGCTGGGCCTGGCCGCCGTCGCCTACGCCAAGGCGCGCGGCCTGAAGGTGATCGCGACCACGCGCTCGGAACAGAACACGGCGCGGCTGCGCGCGGTGGGCGCGGACGACGTCATCGTCGACACGGGCGAGATCGCATCCACGGTTCGCCAGCGGGTGCCCGCCGGCGTGGACGTTGCGCTCGAAGTCGTGGGTGCCGCGACGCTGCGCGACACCATCCAGGCCCTGAAGCCCTTCGGCGCGGTGTCGGTCGTCGGGCTGCTCGGCGGTCCGCCGGTGCTGTCGCAGTTCCACCTGATGCAGGACCTGCCCGATGCCAAGCAACTGAGCTTCTTCCAGAGCGGCCTGCTCGGCACGCCGGCCCTGCCGCTGGCGAATGCCCCGCTGCGCTGGATCGCCGAACAGGCCGCGGCAGGCCGCATCCCTTCGCTGCGTTCGCGGACCTTCGACTTCGACGACGTGCGTCACGCCCACAGCCTGATGGAAAGCGACCGCGCGCTCGGCAAGCTCGTCGTTCGCCTCTGA
- a CDS encoding LysR family transcriptional regulator codes for MDLNAAQMFVAVVQAGSLSAAAQRMEIPLPTLSRRIRELERELKVQLLERSARGTSLTEAGMRLYEHASRGIEALAEGEQAVMSDQARLKGRLRLSLPPGFEPWWALLRAFQQQYPDIELSVYTTERRVDLVQDGIDVALRVGTIVHESMVARHMTTYRHVLVASPQLVQQLGRPASPDDLHRFPCAVWCRDVSARGTWQLGDQTLEPRPVLSTNSYLHLRSLALAGEAVTELPPFLAAAGLQAGQLCALLPGHLLPEQQVHLLYPSHRHPSSIVRAYLDYCQSHLAHHLGVS; via the coding sequence ATGGACCTCAACGCAGCGCAGATGTTCGTGGCCGTGGTGCAGGCCGGCAGCCTGTCGGCGGCGGCGCAGCGCATGGAGATTCCGCTGCCCACCCTGAGCCGGCGCATCCGCGAGCTCGAGCGCGAACTGAAGGTGCAACTGCTCGAGCGCTCGGCGCGCGGCACCAGCCTGACCGAGGCCGGCATGCGGCTGTACGAGCACGCCAGCCGCGGCATCGAGGCGCTGGCCGAAGGCGAGCAGGCCGTGATGAGCGACCAGGCCCGGCTCAAGGGCCGCCTGCGGCTGTCGCTGCCGCCGGGCTTCGAACCCTGGTGGGCCTTGCTGCGCGCCTTCCAGCAGCAGTACCCCGACATCGAGCTGTCGGTCTACACCACCGAGCGCCGGGTCGACCTGGTGCAGGACGGCATCGACGTCGCGTTGCGGGTCGGCACCATCGTCCACGAGTCGATGGTCGCGCGGCACATGACCACCTACCGCCACGTGCTGGTCGCCAGCCCCCAGCTCGTGCAGCAGCTGGGCAGGCCCGCGTCGCCCGACGACCTGCATCGCTTTCCGTGCGCGGTCTGGTGCCGGGACGTGAGCGCGCGCGGCACCTGGCAGCTCGGCGACCAGACGCTGGAGCCGCGGCCGGTGCTGTCGACCAACAGCTACCTGCACCTGCGCAGCCTGGCGCTGGCTGGCGAGGCCGTCACGGAGCTGCCGCCGTTCCTGGCCGCGGCGGGCCTGCAGGCCGGCCAGCTGTGCGCGCTGTTGCCGGGGCACCTGCTGCCCGAGCAGCAGGTGCATCTGCTCTATCCGTCGCACCGCCACCCGTCGAGCATCGTGCGCGCCTACCTGGACTACTGCCAGAGCCATCTGGCGCATCACCTTGGCGTGTCCTAG
- a CDS encoding DUF2889 domain-containing protein — translation MTTDCSPTPPAPTRRPLHTREIVCHGYLRDDGLIDVESTMRDISPQGSDLFFKRLGAGEDLHRMRVVLTVDAELVIRALQVHSEAAPTPWCSESNAVYDALVGLQIGPGFTKKVRALVGGTKGCTHLTELMGPAATTAMQALFALGREKGGMRAAHARPGPVPRPGLVNTCQAYRDGSPALEAIWPLARRAPQA, via the coding sequence ATGACGACGGATTGCTCCCCCACGCCCCCCGCACCCACGCGCCGCCCGCTCCACACCCGCGAGATCGTCTGCCACGGTTACCTGCGCGACGACGGGCTGATCGATGTGGAAAGCACGATGCGCGACATCTCGCCTCAGGGCTCCGACCTGTTCTTCAAGCGGCTGGGCGCGGGTGAAGACCTGCACCGCATGCGCGTGGTCCTGACGGTCGATGCCGAATTGGTGATCCGCGCGCTGCAGGTGCACTCCGAAGCCGCCCCGACGCCCTGGTGCAGCGAGAGCAACGCCGTGTACGACGCGCTGGTCGGCCTGCAGATCGGCCCCGGCTTCACGAAGAAGGTGCGCGCACTCGTGGGCGGTACCAAGGGCTGCACCCACCTCACCGAGCTGATGGGCCCCGCGGCCACCACCGCCATGCAGGCGCTGTTCGCGCTGGGCCGCGAGAAAGGCGGCATGCGCGCCGCCCATGCCCGCCCCGGCCCCGTGCCCCGGCCTGGGCTCGTCAACACCTGCCAGGCGTACCGCGATGGCAGCCCCGCGCTCGAAGCCATCTGGCCGCTGGCGCGGCGCGCGCCGCAGGCCTAG
- a CDS encoding long-chain-fatty-acid--CoA ligase, with protein sequence MQAPRATHPCPTPAGVTERPVGALRIDPARARGGLPREAHIPETSLFCNLETSARRYPAKTAVQFFGKAVRYDELLAEAEAMAGYLQHACDVAPGDRVLVFSQNCPQFIAAYFAILRADAVFVPVNAMLLRDELEHIVQDSGAVAAFVASELLDRIAPLVGTGALRQLVVHAYGDALGDADDDDAALVPPDWVRPRIADVTLPPAAVSWQAALAQQQVPRPHRAGPDDLCMLPYTSGTTGKPKACVHTHRTVMTSCVGSSLWRRTHPSSVYLAVAPLFHLLGLQNNVNSAIFWGGTIVLMPRWDREAAALLIERHRVSFWAALPAMLVDFFAQPGIEQRDLSSLAVVTGGGAATPQHVNDILKNRYGLDYIEGYGLTESANFLCANPMHQPKKGCLGVPTFGVDLRIVDPQTLVPLPQGEAGEIVVHAAQIMLGYWNHAQANAESFFVRDGKRFFRTGDLASMDEEGYVFMRDRLKRMINASGFKVWPAEVEASLHTHPSILEACVIAAPDARRGETVKAVVTLRDGCSDDSATLLAWCREHMAAYKAPRIVQIVKALPKSATGKIAWRELQEQEARAAQITEANAEAPAH encoded by the coding sequence ATGCAGGCACCCCGCGCCACACACCCTTGCCCCACGCCCGCGGGCGTGACCGAGCGCCCCGTTGGCGCCTTGCGCATCGACCCGGCGCGCGCCCGCGGCGGCCTGCCGCGCGAGGCCCACATTCCCGAGACCAGCCTGTTCTGCAACCTCGAGACCTCGGCCCGCCGCTACCCGGCCAAGACCGCGGTGCAGTTCTTCGGCAAGGCCGTGCGCTACGACGAACTGCTGGCCGAGGCCGAAGCCATGGCCGGTTACCTGCAGCACGCGTGCGACGTGGCGCCGGGCGACCGCGTGCTCGTGTTCAGCCAGAACTGCCCGCAGTTCATCGCGGCCTACTTCGCCATCCTGCGGGCCGACGCGGTGTTTGTGCCGGTCAACGCCATGCTGCTGCGCGACGAGCTCGAACACATCGTGCAGGACAGCGGCGCGGTGGCGGCCTTCGTGGCCAGCGAACTGCTCGATCGCATCGCGCCGCTCGTGGGCACCGGCGCGTTGCGCCAGCTCGTGGTGCATGCCTACGGCGACGCGCTCGGCGATGCGGATGACGACGACGCCGCCCTCGTGCCGCCCGACTGGGTGCGCCCGCGCATCGCCGATGTCACGCTGCCGCCGGCCGCAGTGTCCTGGCAGGCCGCGCTGGCGCAGCAGCAGGTGCCGCGGCCCCACCGCGCCGGGCCCGACGATCTGTGCATGCTGCCCTACACCTCGGGCACCACCGGCAAGCCCAAGGCCTGCGTGCACACGCACCGCACGGTGATGACTTCCTGCGTCGGCTCCTCGCTGTGGCGCCGCACGCATCCGTCGTCGGTGTACCTCGCGGTGGCGCCGCTGTTCCACCTGCTGGGCCTGCAGAACAACGTCAACTCGGCCATCTTCTGGGGTGGCACCATCGTGCTGATGCCGCGCTGGGACCGCGAGGCCGCAGCACTGCTCATCGAGCGCCACCGCGTGAGCTTCTGGGCCGCGCTGCCGGCCATGCTGGTCGACTTCTTCGCGCAGCCCGGCATCGAGCAGCGCGACCTGTCGAGCCTGGCCGTGGTCACTGGCGGTGGCGCCGCCACGCCGCAGCATGTGAACGACATCCTCAAGAACCGCTACGGCCTGGACTACATCGAGGGCTACGGGCTGACCGAAAGCGCCAACTTCCTGTGCGCCAACCCGATGCACCAGCCCAAGAAAGGCTGCCTCGGCGTGCCCACCTTCGGTGTCGACCTGCGCATCGTCGATCCGCAGACACTGGTACCGCTGCCGCAAGGCGAGGCCGGCGAGATCGTGGTGCATGCCGCGCAGATCATGCTGGGCTACTGGAACCATGCGCAGGCCAATGCCGAAAGTTTTTTCGTGCGCGACGGCAAGCGCTTCTTCCGCACCGGCGACCTCGCCAGCATGGACGAAGAAGGCTACGTCTTCATGCGCGACCGCCTGAAGCGAATGATCAATGCCTCGGGCTTCAAGGTCTGGCCGGCGGAGGTCGAGGCCTCCTTGCACACGCACCCGTCGATCCTCGAAGCCTGCGTGATCGCCGCGCCCGATGCGCGGCGCGGTGAAACGGTCAAGGCCGTGGTCACGCTGCGCGATGGCTGCAGCGACGACAGCGCCACGTTGCTGGCCTGGTGCCGTGAACACATGGCGGCCTACAAGGCGCCGCGCATCGTGCAGATCGTCAAGGCGCTGCCCAAGTCGGCCACCGGAAAGATCGCCTGGCGCGAACTGCAGGAGCAGGAGGCGCGTGCTGCGCAGATCACCGAAGCCAACGCAGAAGCACCGGCCCACTGA